Proteins found in one Mytilus edulis chromosome 2, xbMytEdul2.2, whole genome shotgun sequence genomic segment:
- the LOC139513364 gene encoding transformer-2 protein homolog alpha-like isoform X1, with protein MSNRRRHVGNRDKPEPTRCLGIFGLSLYTTERDLRDVFSRYGPLEEVQVVYDRQSGRSRGFCFIYFKNIEDSIEAKDRCAGQEIDGRRIRVDYSITQRAHTPTPGIYLGKPTTPPRDRGRSSGGGEGGGGGGGRYRSPSPYQSRSSRHYSRSRSRSYSPRRRY; from the exons ATGTCAAACAGAAGAAGACATGTAGGCAATAGG GACAAACCAGAACCAACAAGATGTCTTGGTATATTTGGTCTCAGTCTTTACACTACAGAGAGAGATCTGAGGGATGTGTTTTCTAGATATGGACCATTAGAGGAAGTTCAAGTTGTTTATGACAGACAG AGTGGCAGATCAAGAGGGTTTTGTTTCATCTATTTCAAGAATATTGAAGATTCAATAGag GCAAAAGACAGATGTGCTGGACAAGAAATAGATGGCAGAAGGATTAGAGTAGATTATTCCATTACACAAAGAGCACATACTCCTACACCTGGTATATACTTAGGCAAACCTACAAC GCCTCCAAGAGACAG GGGACGTAGTAGTGGTGGTGGAGAGGGAGGGGGAGGAGGAGGGGGACGTTATAGATCACCTTCACCTTATCAAAGTCGAAGTAGTCGTCATTATTCTAGATCAAGGTCACGATCATATTCTCCTC GTCGTCGTTATTAA
- the LOC139513364 gene encoding transformer-2 protein homolog alpha-like isoform X2, with protein MSNRRRHVGNRDKPEPTRCLGIFGLSLYTTERDLRDVFSRYGPLEEVQVVYDRQSGRSRGFCFIYFKNIEDSIEAKDRCAGQEIDGRRIRVDYSITQRAHTPTPGIYLGKPTTPPRDRGRSSGGGEGGGGGGGRYRSPSPYQSRSSRHYSRSRSRSYSPRK; from the exons ATGTCAAACAGAAGAAGACATGTAGGCAATAGG GACAAACCAGAACCAACAAGATGTCTTGGTATATTTGGTCTCAGTCTTTACACTACAGAGAGAGATCTGAGGGATGTGTTTTCTAGATATGGACCATTAGAGGAAGTTCAAGTTGTTTATGACAGACAG AGTGGCAGATCAAGAGGGTTTTGTTTCATCTATTTCAAGAATATTGAAGATTCAATAGag GCAAAAGACAGATGTGCTGGACAAGAAATAGATGGCAGAAGGATTAGAGTAGATTATTCCATTACACAAAGAGCACATACTCCTACACCTGGTATATACTTAGGCAAACCTACAAC GCCTCCAAGAGACAG GGGACGTAGTAGTGGTGGTGGAGAGGGAGGGGGAGGAGGAGGGGGACGTTATAGATCACCTTCACCTTATCAAAGTCGAAGTAGTCGTCATTATTCTAGATCAAGGTCACGATCATATTCTCCTCGTAAGTAG